One window from the genome of Lasioglossum baleicum chromosome 9, iyLasBale1, whole genome shotgun sequence encodes:
- the LOC143212358 gene encoding uncharacterized protein LOC143212358: protein MTRDNRKRGRNAEEESSEFTPLSKRINNLHINNLSGMQESMIENMDADWSKKSFLPSPNYSELSQGSPLYDGCSSSQSSYTAEYKPDLDVFENPFYYESNKLLFTLYMERVQRTSDSF from the exons ATGACGAGAGATAACAG gAAACGAGGACGTAATGCGGAAGAAGAGtctagcgaatttactcctttAAGCAAAAGAATCAATAATCTTCATATTAATAACTTATCAGGTATGCAAGAGAGTATGATAGAAAATATGGATGCAGACTGGAGCAAGAAGAGCTTTTTACCTTCGCCAAATTATTCGGAGCTCTCCCAAGGATCACCGCTGTACGACGGATGCAGTTCCAGCCAAAGTAGCTATACGGCTGAATATAAACCGGATCTTGATGTTTTTGAAAATCCTTTTTATTATGAAAGTAATAAGTTGTTATTTACCTTATACATGGAACGTGTACAAAGAACATCCGATTCGTTTTGA
- the LOC143211876 gene encoding LOW QUALITY PROTEIN: uncharacterized protein LOC143211876 (The sequence of the model RefSeq protein was modified relative to this genomic sequence to represent the inferred CDS: substituted 1 base at 1 genomic stop codon), producing the protein MNFTPFPGFPAGSLPTGTVHQFATAKFAQNLPTGGQVVGVLSGGEGGVHYLRPVDPNGFAVAQGGNNQQQQIITLPITVPGKDGTQQQQTVQIQVVNPSVSQSGNSGDQPKYHLAPISLGQFPQGAATVLTVAYSQQGADGVQIQVQPQNTVATTQTSDQTTQSTSTAVTTTSQQTIQQTVQLPGAPEGLTVVAQIPQDLILREGMDESKEDVKEGTTPVALIKRGSIKNQGNQSGEEFITSMPASWQSLATPGSTVAEYLSRLPTSTLPISLQHFLKFSAETIKREATIESSPLGVDGLDTTGSAASGEQAVQITVASGETAIIPDVVEEQEPGTKPKRKKKYKKKPPKPKKPKPGQVSIVTALDGTTLFCCPQCNMAYPEKELLEQHLIGHKIERRFICDICGAGLKRKEHLERHKLGHNPDRPFICSVCMKGFKRKEHLNLHFVIHSGQKTEVCTECGKAFYRKDHLRKHARSHLAKRIKEDPLNTADASQNSQQQAEQQQAEQLQQQAEQLQQQSSVSELQQIQIQVGQGSQAQIHQIAVSEQSTVVLPTAAETGAMAILHHQQQQQQQQQQQQQQQQQQQQQQHXQQHTAHNQPGRYFRFNHQQARGRARMNFPPFGGHFPGTIPSIHQFATDGSGGAGGRYANHFPNQPPIGVPVMGKYRPESNGVQSAQSQVMMNNKASYPNSNVHHYPNVPYSQAQPVQQRPSNSPGMQEKRSYHQQATETINQQDVCNLLQDKDKNKDKKTDEQQRNGENTTNGNQQDYTMHQHHQQHAHTQTPATMPATWQSLATPGSTVADYLSHLPASTLPLSLHHFLKYSAESIKKESEMAQTTSVAVATTTTPNIMMSPNNKKKKKKKAPKEKKPRPKPGEIRLTTALDGSTLYCCPECHMAYPERELLEQHLLGHTLERRFVCDICGAGLKRKDHLTRHKQSHNPERPYVCTVCLKAFKRKEQLTLHFVIHSGEKRHVCTECGKGFYRKDHLRKHTRSHIARRVKAELSQNAGTQQSQQQNNVSNMQTTAVTASSVLSGGHPGPLLS; encoded by the exons ATGAATTTCACACCCTTTCCCGGCTTTCCGGCAGGCTCGCTACCGACGGGCACGGTTCACCAGTTTGCTACCGCTAAATTCGCTCAGAACCTGCCGACCGGAGGTCAAGTGGTCGGTGTTCTCTCTGGGGGCGAGGGTGGCGTTCATTACTTGAGGCCGGTCGATCCGAACGGTTTCGCCGTAGCTCAAGGGGGTAACAATCAGCAACAGCAGATAATCACGCTACCCATTACCGTACCTGGGAAAGATGGCACGCAGCAACAGCAAACCGTCCAGATCCAGGTGGTCAATCCCAGCGTGTCACAGAGCGGAAACAGCGGTGACCAGCCGAAATATCACTTGGCCCCAATCTCTTTGGGACAATTCCCCCAGGGTGCTGCAACAGTGCTCACTGTCGCGTACAGCCAACAAGGCGCAGATGGCGTGCAAATTCAAGTGCAGCCACAGAACACCGTGGCCACCACGCAAAC GTCGGATCAGACAACCCAAAGTACATCGACAGCAGTGACCACGACGTCACAGCAGACTATTCAGCAAACGGTGCAGCTGCCAGGTGCGCCGGAAGGGTTAACCGTGGTGGCCCAGATTCCGCAGGACTTGATTTTACGGGAGGGTATGGATGAATCGAAAGAGGATGTAAAAGAAGGAACAACACCGGTGGCCCTGATAAAGAGAGGTAGTATTAAGAACCAAGGGAATCAAAGCGGAGAAGAGTTCATTACTTCCATGCCTGCTAGCTGGCAAAGTCTTGCAACTCCAGGTTCAACCGTCGCTGAATACCTATCCAGGTTGCCTACTAGTACCTTACCGATTAGCTTACAACACTTCCTGAAATTCTCGGCAGAGACAATAAAGAGAGAAGCCACGATCGAGTCCAGCCCTTTAGGGGTCGACGGTTTGGATACGACCGGAAGCGCTGCGTCGGGAGAGCAAGCTGTGCAAATCACAGTCGCTTCCGGGGAAACGGCGATCATTCCTGACGTTGTCGAGGAGCAAGAACCCGGAACGAAGCCCAAGCGAAAAAAGAAGTACAAGAAGAAGCCGCCGAAGCCGAAAAAGCCGAAACCAGGTCAAGTCAGCATAGTGACAGCCCTCGACGGTACAACCTTGTTCTGTTGCCCGCAATGCAACATGGCGTATCCCGAGAAAGAACTGTTGGAACAACATCTGATCGGACACAAGATCGAGAGGAGATTTATATGTGACATTTGTGGTGCAGGTTTGAAACGCAAAGAACACTTAGAACGGCACAAACTGGGCCACAATCCGGATAGACCTTTCATTTGTTCTGTTTGCATGAAAGGCTTCAAGCGAAAAGAACACTTGAACCTTCATTTTGTTATACACTCCGGACAGAAAACCGAAGTTTGTACCGAATGCGGCAAAGCGTTCTACCGCAAAGACCACCTAAGAAAGCACGCCAGGTCTCATTTGGCCAAGCGTATCAAAGAAGACCCTTTGAACACGGCCGACGCTTCTCAGAATTCCCAACAGCAGGCGGAACAGCAGCAGGCCGAGCAATTGCAACAGCAAGCCGAGCAGTTGCAACAACAGTCGTCGGTGTCCGAGTTGCAACAGATACAAATACAAGTGGGGCAAGGTTCTCAAGCTCAGATCCATCAAATAGCCGTTAGCGAACAGTCGACCGTTGTTCTTCCGACCGCAGCTGAAACTGGTGCGATGGCTATACTTCACCatcaacaacagcagcagcagcaacagcagcagcagcaacaacaacagcaacagcagcaacagcaacaacattaGCAGCAGCATACCGCCCACAATCAACCTGGGCGGTACTTCCGGTTCAATCATCAACAGGCTAGAGGACGTGCAAG AATGAATTTCCCGCCGTTCGGAGGCCACTTTCCCGGTACTATTCCGAGTATCCATCAATTCGCGACCGACGGCTCCGGCGGTGCGGGCGGGCGCTACGCCAATCATTTTCCCAACCAGCCTCCTATCGGAGTGCCGGTTATGGGAAAGTACCGTCCTGAGAGCAACGGTGTGCAATCTGCTCAGTCGCAAGTAATGATGAACAATAAGGCTAGCTATCCGAATAGCAATGTTCATCATTATCCAAACGTGCCGTACTCCCAAGCTCAACCGGTTCAACAGCGGCCCTCGAATTCGCCTGGAATGCAAGAGAAGCGTTCTTATCACCAG CAAGCGACCGAAACCATAAATCAACAAGACGTTTGCAATCTTCTACAGGATAAGGAtaaaaataaggacaaaaagacAGACGAGCAACAGCGCAATGGAGAAAACACAACCAATGGAAACCAGCAAGATTACACGATGCATCAACATCACCAGCAACACGCTCATACTCAAACTCCTGCGACTATGCCTGCGACGTGGCAATCTCTGGCCACTCCTGGTTCCACTGTAGCAGATTACCTCAGTCACTTGCCAGCCAGTACTTTACCTTTAAGtttacatcattttttaaagtaCTCTGCGGAAAGTATTAAGAAAGAGTCAGAAATGGCGCAAACCACTTCGGTAGCCGTAGCAACGACAACAACGCCTAATATAATGATGTCTCCGaataataaaaagaagaaaaagaagaaggctCCCAAGGAGAAGAAACCGCGTCCGAAACCTGGTGAAATTCGCTTGACTACAGCTTTGGATGGCTCTACGTTGTACTGCTGTCCGGAATGTCATATGGCATATCCCGAACGTGAATTGTTGGAGCAACATTTGCTAGGCCATACTCTGGAACGAAGATTTGTTTGCGATATCTGTGGTGCGGGTTTAAAAAGAAAAGATCATCTTACGCGTCACAAACAGAGTCATAATCCGGAACGGCCATACGTTTGTACCGTTTGTTTGAAAGCATTCAAAAGGAAAGAACAGTTGACGCTAcattttgttatacattcagGAGAAAAACGTCACGTATGCACAGAATGCGGAAAAGGATTCTATCGTAAAGATCATTTAAGAAAACACACCAGAAGCCACATCGCGAGGAGAGTGAAAGCTGAGCTTAGCCAAAATGCTG GTACGCAGCAAAGTCAACAACAGAACAATGTCTCGAACATGCAGACAACTGCTGTGACAGCGTCGTCTGTCCTTTCTGGCGGACATCCGGGTCCTCTCCTGTCCTGA